A genomic stretch from Corynebacterium terpenotabidum Y-11 includes:
- a CDS encoding DUF6308 family protein, which produces MSISNDKATAWGEVGWTAPEILSRAQTSDAVAYLVGYFAPADGGTGDLMTGASFSDLGGGGDRPEVANVITAEDIVAVESLSVTIQRIHQLQLLGSGVTSQARAATRDWIEALEPDRQLNVSDYPSAVRIPIDAQRVTAALARIPNNVDLADVPEDEAPEIIRNANLLWREVRRANLGQTMVSKLLARKRPRLLPIIDDLVVDQLRYKRGNVNFYESMWKVMSDKELALSAHLAAVRNTAYEDSGDERIRRLSDLRVFDIVVWMYAKDQKK; this is translated from the coding sequence ATGAGTATCAGCAATGATAAGGCGACGGCCTGGGGCGAGGTCGGCTGGACGGCGCCAGAGATTCTGTCGAGAGCGCAGACTTCCGACGCGGTGGCGTACCTGGTCGGGTACTTCGCGCCTGCGGACGGCGGTACGGGAGATCTGATGACCGGCGCAAGTTTCAGTGATCTTGGTGGTGGTGGCGACCGGCCTGAGGTCGCCAACGTGATCACTGCTGAGGACATCGTGGCCGTGGAGAGCCTGTCTGTGACGATCCAGCGGATACATCAGCTTCAGCTTCTGGGTTCTGGTGTGACGTCGCAGGCGAGAGCAGCTACTCGAGACTGGATCGAGGCGCTGGAACCAGACCGGCAGTTGAACGTCAGTGATTATCCATCTGCGGTTCGCATTCCTATCGATGCACAGCGCGTGACCGCAGCACTGGCGCGGATCCCCAACAACGTCGATCTGGCGGATGTCCCGGAAGATGAGGCTCCTGAGATTATCCGGAATGCGAACCTGCTGTGGCGGGAAGTCCGGCGCGCGAACCTCGGACAGACAATGGTCAGCAAGCTTCTCGCACGGAAGCGACCACGGCTCCTGCCGATCATCGATGACCTGGTCGTGGATCAGCTCCGATACAAGCGAGGGAACGTGAACTTCTATGAGTCCATGTGGAAGGTGATGTCGGATAAGGAACTCGCACTGTCTGCCCACCTTGCTGCCGTCCGGAACACGGCGTACGAAGACTCAGGAGACGAACGGATCCGTCGGCTCAGCGACCTCCGCGTCTTCGACATCGTGGTGTGGATGTACGCGAAGGATCAGAAGAAGTAG
- a CDS encoding CHAP domain-containing protein translates to MTRTLRALVVALAVVLSVVAAPTASAGVTNLCRGQNDYTCLSFSGYSANTGTWADTRYPGAPNNHNCTRYVAYRLAASGVPDQGTWGNAGEWLDRAPGTKNSTPTVGAVAYWSPSWTSSHWGHSYGHVGVVEAVHSDGSVEVTWDSYSDGLAVRQRLSGADLPTNYIHVDDAAIARSGGVATNNPEGAFDEASSPSPGKVKVRGWAFDRDKITSSIAVHIYIGGEAGTAGAEGHNLTAKASRPDVARAHNGAGNNHGFEQTLTTAKRGKQKICAYGINVGSGDNTLLGCKSVTIKEPNPFGALDKVEGGKGEITLRGWAADWDKPSESLEIHVYHHEANGKKTGLGKLTSTTERKDVNSSQGVTGKHGFDGTLKVNITGKAEICAYGINKGNGTNALLGCKTTTIQKANGTSTSSSPPTSSAPTSSPTSSAATSGSGSGSESDSGESASTGPVWNYVCTAMDQADCTSKDAAIYFLRMLLEIIRERLDAASAA, encoded by the coding sequence ATGACGAGAACTCTGAGAGCACTGGTGGTGGCACTGGCGGTGGTGCTGAGTGTGGTTGCGGCGCCGACGGCATCGGCGGGGGTGACCAACCTGTGCCGGGGGCAGAACGACTACACCTGCCTGTCGTTCTCCGGCTACAGTGCGAACACCGGAACATGGGCGGATACCCGGTATCCGGGTGCACCCAACAACCACAACTGCACCCGGTACGTCGCCTACCGGCTCGCGGCCAGCGGAGTACCGGACCAGGGCACCTGGGGCAACGCCGGGGAGTGGCTCGATAGAGCGCCGGGGACGAAGAACTCGACCCCGACGGTCGGTGCGGTCGCGTACTGGAGCCCAAGCTGGACATCATCGCACTGGGGTCATTCCTACGGTCATGTCGGAGTGGTCGAGGCAGTCCACAGTGACGGCTCCGTCGAAGTGACCTGGGACAGCTACAGCGATGGTCTGGCCGTCCGCCAACGCCTCAGCGGAGCAGACCTGCCCACCAACTACATCCACGTCGACGACGCCGCCATCGCCCGCTCCGGTGGGGTGGCAACCAACAACCCCGAAGGAGCCTTCGACGAGGCGAGCAGCCCGTCACCGGGAAAAGTGAAGGTCCGGGGCTGGGCCTTCGACCGCGACAAGATCACCAGCTCCATCGCCGTCCACATCTACATCGGTGGCGAAGCCGGCACCGCAGGTGCCGAAGGGCACAACCTCACCGCGAAGGCCTCCCGGCCCGACGTCGCCCGGGCACACAACGGTGCAGGCAACAACCACGGCTTCGAGCAGACTCTGACCACCGCCAAACGCGGAAAACAAAAGATCTGCGCCTACGGCATCAACGTCGGCAGCGGAGACAACACCCTCCTCGGCTGCAAGAGCGTCACCATCAAGGAACCCAACCCCTTCGGCGCGCTCGACAAGGTCGAGGGCGGCAAGGGGGAGATCACTCTGCGCGGCTGGGCGGCGGACTGGGACAAACCCTCGGAATCCCTGGAAATCCACGTCTACCACCACGAGGCGAACGGCAAGAAGACCGGACTCGGCAAGCTGACCTCGACGACGGAACGCAAGGACGTCAACAGCAGCCAGGGAGTGACCGGTAAGCACGGCTTCGACGGGACCCTCAAGGTCAATATCACCGGCAAGGCCGAGATCTGCGCCTACGGCATCAACAAGGGCAACGGCACCAACGCACTGCTCGGCTGTAAGACGACGACGATCCAGAAGGCGAACGGCACTTCGACGTCCTCCTCCCCGCCAACGTCCTCTGCCCCGACATCCTCCCCGACATCCTCCGCGGCGACCTCGGGCAGCGGGTCGGGCAGCGAGTCGGACAGCGGGGAAAGCGCCAGCACCGGCCCGGTCTGGAACTACGTCTGCACCGCGATGGATCAGGCCGACTGCACCAGTAAGGACGCCGCGATCTACTTCCTCAGGATGCTCCTCGAGATCATCCGCGAGCGGCTCGACGCCGCCTCCGCAGCCTGA
- the mgtA gene encoding magnesium-translocating P-type ATPase — MNHASDGQSRPPLHPPATLPPLPEHPWSVPADQLLTALRSSSHGLSAAGAAALLPATRDRAVTATGAHSAWRLLAKQFTSPIIIILVVATLIAGILGDWLDTVIILVIVVLSGLLDFAQERGAQASMDRMLGAVRLTATVVRDGRATEIPFDEVVPGDIIEVSGGDVLPADAVVLAARDLQSDQSSLTGETFPVEKSPGVCAADTALAARGNVLYSGTHVASGTGTAVVTATGRDTEFGRVKQSLAQKQKPTGFERGMTRFGLLLTRIMVVLVIAIFIINLVLDRPLVDSALFSLSLAVGLTPQLLPAIVGLSLAQGSKVIARHRVIVKRLNAIEDFGAMTALCTDKTGTMTAGEIHLSAPLDLSGQKFPELLRTASLNAMLQSGKVNAMDLAITRAAQSAGLGLSGARALGELPYDFTRKRLSVLVTDPDGAGGINGTSGVDGTAAPGAPVLVTKGAVEKVLEVCTRARIGGETVALEQVIDDVRGVVDDLGSQGFRVLAVASTPQDAAAAGTAATAATVQPPLDASAEQDLILVGLLSFADPVKPDAASTIADFAEAGVTVRMITGDARPVATHIAGELGLDPASVMDGAQIDALSDEDLADRAEGVRVFCETTPHHKERIVRALGRDGETVGYMGDGINDAPALRAADVGISVTGAADVAAQSASIVMLDKDLRALLDGMRAGRRTFANTMKYIQMTTSANVGNMISMAVASVVLPFLPLLASQILVINLLTDLPATAIATDRVDDRQLRHPQRWDMRLIRNYMLVFGVLSSVFDLVTFGVLRWGYGAGESEFQSAWFLGSVLTEVLVLFSLRTRGPAWRSRPSRILVLLSVLVAVLAFGVVLSPVGDLLHLEVIPWSLVGLMVAIALGYVVVTEAVKPVFWRRPAHRVDRLRWPVSRHLVR, encoded by the coding sequence GTGAACCACGCATCTGACGGGCAGTCCCGGCCGCCCCTGCACCCGCCGGCGACGCTGCCGCCCCTTCCCGAGCACCCCTGGTCCGTCCCCGCCGACCAGCTGCTCACCGCACTGCGTTCCTCGTCCCACGGACTCTCCGCCGCCGGAGCCGCAGCACTCCTGCCCGCCACCCGTGACCGGGCGGTCACCGCGACCGGTGCACATTCGGCCTGGCGGCTGCTGGCCAAGCAGTTCACCAGCCCGATCATCATCATCCTCGTGGTCGCGACCCTCATCGCCGGCATCCTCGGTGACTGGCTGGACACGGTCATCATCCTCGTCATCGTGGTCCTGTCCGGGCTGCTCGACTTCGCCCAGGAACGCGGCGCCCAGGCGTCGATGGACCGGATGCTCGGTGCGGTCCGGCTCACCGCCACCGTTGTCCGCGACGGCCGGGCCACCGAGATACCCTTCGACGAGGTCGTGCCCGGTGACATCATCGAGGTCAGCGGCGGAGACGTCCTGCCCGCGGACGCCGTGGTCCTCGCCGCCCGTGATCTGCAGTCCGACCAGTCCTCGTTGACTGGCGAGACCTTTCCCGTGGAGAAGAGCCCCGGCGTCTGCGCGGCCGACACCGCCCTGGCCGCCCGGGGCAATGTGCTCTACTCCGGCACCCATGTCGCCTCCGGCACCGGCACCGCCGTGGTCACCGCCACCGGGCGGGACACCGAATTCGGCCGGGTGAAGCAGTCGCTGGCTCAGAAGCAGAAGCCCACCGGGTTCGAACGGGGCATGACCCGCTTCGGTCTGCTGCTCACCCGGATCATGGTGGTGCTCGTCATCGCGATCTTCATCATCAACCTGGTCCTCGACCGGCCGTTGGTGGATTCCGCCCTGTTCTCCCTGTCCCTGGCCGTCGGCCTGACCCCGCAGTTGCTGCCAGCGATCGTCGGCCTGTCGCTGGCGCAGGGGTCGAAGGTCATTGCGCGGCACCGCGTCATCGTCAAGCGGCTCAACGCCATCGAGGATTTCGGGGCGATGACCGCCCTGTGCACCGACAAGACCGGCACGATGACCGCCGGGGAGATCCACCTGTCCGCTCCCCTCGACCTGAGCGGGCAGAAGTTTCCGGAGCTGCTGCGTACCGCGTCGCTCAATGCGATGCTGCAGTCCGGGAAGGTCAATGCGATGGACCTGGCGATCACCCGAGCCGCCCAAAGTGCCGGACTTGGCCTCTCCGGTGCCCGCGCGCTTGGTGAGCTGCCCTACGACTTCACGCGGAAGCGGTTGTCCGTCCTCGTCACCGACCCCGACGGCGCCGGCGGCATCAACGGCACCAGCGGCGTGGACGGTACCGCAGCCCCGGGTGCTCCGGTACTGGTGACCAAGGGCGCGGTGGAGAAGGTGCTGGAGGTCTGCACCCGGGCCCGGATCGGCGGGGAGACGGTCGCGCTCGAGCAGGTCATCGACGATGTCAGGGGTGTGGTCGACGACCTCGGGTCACAGGGGTTCCGCGTCCTCGCCGTGGCATCCACCCCGCAGGACGCCGCGGCGGCAGGAACGGCGGCGACGGCAGCGACTGTACAGCCGCCGCTGGACGCCTCGGCCGAACAGGACCTCATCCTCGTCGGCCTGTTGAGCTTCGCCGATCCGGTGAAGCCGGACGCGGCGTCCACCATCGCCGACTTCGCCGAGGCCGGGGTCACCGTCCGGATGATCACCGGGGACGCCCGCCCGGTCGCCACCCACATCGCCGGGGAGCTGGGCCTGGACCCGGCGTCGGTGATGGACGGGGCGCAGATCGACGCCCTGTCCGACGAGGATCTCGCCGACCGGGCCGAGGGGGTCCGCGTCTTCTGCGAGACCACTCCGCATCACAAGGAGCGCATCGTCCGGGCCCTCGGCCGCGACGGCGAGACGGTCGGCTACATGGGCGACGGGATCAATGACGCCCCTGCCCTGCGCGCCGCTGACGTCGGGATCTCGGTGACCGGGGCGGCGGATGTCGCCGCACAGTCGGCGTCCATCGTCATGCTCGACAAGGATCTGCGGGCCCTCCTCGACGGGATGCGGGCGGGCCGGCGGACCTTCGCCAACACGATGAAGTACATCCAGATGACGACGAGCGCGAATGTCGGCAACATGATCTCCATGGCGGTGGCCTCGGTCGTGCTGCCGTTCCTGCCGTTGCTGGCGTCCCAGATCCTCGTGATCAACCTCCTCACCGACCTGCCGGCCACGGCCATCGCCACCGACCGGGTGGACGACCGGCAGCTGCGGCATCCGCAGCGCTGGGACATGCGGTTGATCCGCAACTACATGCTCGTCTTCGGGGTGCTGTCCTCGGTGTTCGACCTGGTGACCTTCGGGGTGCTGCGGTGGGGCTACGGCGCCGGGGAGTCCGAGTTCCAGTCGGCGTGGTTCCTCGGGTCGGTCCTCACCGAGGTGCTCGTGCTGTTCAGTCTGCGTACCCGCGGGCCTGCCTGGCGGTCGCGTCCGTCCCGGATCCTCGTACTGCTCTCGGTCCTCGTGGCGGTGCTGGCGTTCGGTGTGGTGCTCTCCCCGGTCGGCGATCTGCTGCACCTGGAGGTGATCCCGTGGTCGCTGGTCGGTCTCATGGTCGCCATCGCACTGGGTTACGTGGTGGTCACGGAAGCTGTGAAGCCGGTGTTCTGGCGGCGTCCGGCGCACCGGGTCGACCGGCTGCGGTGGCCGGTGTCCCGGCATCTCGTGCGGTAG
- a CDS encoding DUF262 domain-containing protein codes for MKGQPTEIWQIYNKANSTLEIPVYQRNYDWGTPQCARLFDDLESLARADRDKQPKHFFGAVVGKSEDSWTWIVIDGQQRLTTISLLILAIAHSVAAGDIEVGKDPELGRKLVDDYLLVDANPNNLKFKLKPVKNDAAAYRALFGPEDDFVDSSNVTANYRYFRERLRKTDLTAYQVWDAVSRLEVMHLDLEAHDDPQRIFESLNSTGLNLSESDKIRNFVLMNQRLEEQNRLYEQRWNPIEENVDYRTDWFIRWYLTAKTNQTPKSDDVFEAFKRFVQRSEDSVPQILDDMYEYSKNSHALTHTDTGFPSVDRRLRRANLILIDAVHPFLMPVVGDAKRSVISADDFDNVVRVIENYTFRRLTCQIPANSMAKIFATAYSEMRKLRTDNQSYADLLTWFLRRRDGGSARFPTDADFRESFEARDFYHVRPNHRQYLFDVLENGDSKDNRDIAEKIASGDLTVEHIMPQTINHAWEEQLGPNAVDVHDAWENRIGNLTVTGYNSAYSNSSFQKKKEMQEGFNSSPYRLNEDVKSAECWTEDAMRARSQRLASRALDYWTYAETDFRPPEVVRPTEPMGEDTSFRNRPVTGYEYGDAAETVTDWANLVPKVLGVLLQQNRAVLLEFAENETLLTTDPAAHETSRGLRIVDPGLGVWVNTDTNTKIALLRRVFAALDLDPEDLIFTLRPTAEDAAGEPADSSDAEVTGAYAALTKFSDGVAEAEALKSSAETTADLRAEFAGEFEEFKRDNWMQDLGGQPLAAFTTATPVDQMTAEQVLAVISGMFAMETMFGPGTVHQSIIDGSMSGYLARLSEVG; via the coding sequence ATGAAGGGCCAGCCGACCGAGATCTGGCAGATCTACAACAAGGCGAACTCAACCCTGGAGATCCCCGTCTACCAGCGCAACTACGACTGGGGAACCCCGCAGTGCGCCCGCCTCTTCGATGACCTTGAGTCTCTGGCCCGTGCCGACCGCGATAAGCAGCCGAAGCACTTCTTCGGTGCCGTGGTCGGCAAGTCCGAGGACTCGTGGACCTGGATCGTGATCGACGGCCAGCAGCGTCTCACCACGATCAGTCTCCTCATCCTCGCCATCGCCCATTCGGTCGCCGCCGGCGACATCGAGGTCGGCAAGGACCCTGAGCTGGGACGCAAGCTCGTGGACGACTACCTTCTGGTGGACGCCAACCCGAACAACCTCAAGTTCAAGCTCAAGCCGGTGAAGAACGACGCTGCCGCTTACCGGGCCCTTTTCGGTCCCGAAGACGACTTCGTCGACTCTTCCAATGTCACAGCCAACTACCGCTACTTCCGGGAGCGACTGCGCAAGACTGATCTCACTGCCTACCAGGTGTGGGACGCTGTCTCCCGTCTGGAGGTCATGCACCTGGACCTGGAAGCTCACGATGATCCACAGCGGATCTTCGAGTCACTGAACTCCACCGGCCTGAACCTCAGCGAGTCGGACAAGATCCGCAACTTCGTACTGATGAACCAGCGCCTTGAGGAGCAGAACCGACTGTACGAACAACGGTGGAACCCGATCGAGGAGAACGTCGACTACCGCACGGACTGGTTCATACGTTGGTATCTGACGGCGAAGACCAACCAGACCCCGAAGTCCGACGATGTCTTCGAGGCCTTCAAGCGATTTGTCCAGCGCAGCGAGGATTCTGTCCCGCAGATCCTCGATGACATGTACGAGTACTCGAAGAACAGCCACGCGCTCACTCATACCGACACCGGCTTCCCAAGTGTCGACCGTCGACTCCGTCGCGCCAACCTCATCCTGATCGACGCAGTCCATCCTTTCCTCATGCCGGTGGTCGGAGACGCCAAGCGCAGCGTCATCAGCGCAGATGACTTCGATAACGTCGTCCGCGTCATCGAGAACTACACGTTCCGTCGTCTGACCTGCCAGATCCCGGCAAACTCCATGGCCAAGATTTTCGCCACCGCCTACAGCGAGATGCGGAAGCTCCGCACCGACAATCAGAGTTACGCGGATCTGCTGACCTGGTTCCTCCGTCGACGCGACGGTGGTTCCGCACGCTTCCCCACCGACGCCGATTTCCGGGAGAGCTTCGAAGCCCGCGATTTCTACCACGTCCGCCCCAACCACCGACAGTACCTCTTCGACGTCCTCGAAAACGGGGACTCAAAGGACAACCGGGACATCGCCGAGAAGATCGCATCCGGCGACCTCACTGTGGAGCACATCATGCCGCAGACGATCAACCATGCCTGGGAGGAGCAACTCGGTCCGAACGCTGTCGACGTCCACGATGCCTGGGAGAACCGCATCGGTAACCTCACTGTCACCGGCTACAACTCGGCGTACTCGAACTCCTCGTTCCAGAAGAAGAAGGAGATGCAGGAGGGCTTCAATTCGTCTCCTTACCGCCTCAACGAAGACGTGAAATCTGCAGAATGCTGGACCGAGGACGCCATGCGCGCTCGCTCGCAGCGCCTCGCCTCCCGCGCACTCGACTACTGGACATATGCAGAGACCGACTTCCGCCCTCCGGAGGTCGTCCGCCCGACTGAACCGATGGGTGAAGACACATCGTTCCGTAACCGTCCGGTCACCGGCTACGAGTACGGCGATGCCGCAGAGACGGTCACTGACTGGGCGAACCTGGTGCCGAAAGTTCTGGGTGTGTTGCTTCAGCAGAATCGGGCCGTGCTCCTGGAGTTCGCGGAAAACGAGACTCTCCTGACCACTGATCCCGCAGCGCATGAGACATCTCGCGGTCTTCGCATCGTTGATCCAGGCCTCGGTGTGTGGGTGAACACGGATACGAACACCAAAATCGCTCTACTTCGTCGCGTTTTCGCTGCCTTGGATCTGGATCCGGAGGATTTGATCTTCACGTTGCGGCCGACCGCTGAGGATGCAGCCGGCGAACCGGCGGACTCCAGTGACGCTGAAGTGACCGGAGCCTACGCGGCGTTGACGAAGTTCAGCGACGGGGTGGCTGAGGCAGAAGCATTGAAGTCTTCCGCCGAGACCACCGCTGATCTACGCGCAGAGTTCGCCGGCGAATTCGAGGAGTTCAAGCGAGACAACTGGATGCAGGACCTCGGCGGTCAGCCACTGGCTGCTTTCACCACCGCTACACCAGTCGACCAGATGACCGCCGAACAGGTGCTCGCTGTAATCTCCGGGATGTTCGCGATGGAGACGATGTTCGGCCCCGGTACTGTTCACCAGTCGATCATCGACGGGTCTATGTCTGGCTATCTGGCCCGACTGTCCGAGGTTGGTTGA
- a CDS encoding ribonuclease H family protein, whose amino-acid sequence MTTALAPSTAPIRRPSTPSPACMPRRRVRTQASGPTTQAHLPVDITVRKLTDFFRPGSSAFAGCVSIRGTYSPVVAGNRAQVVQSLAQWIARRPELAQSPLPLQVRVHPSASRTTRFPVDAAYVARGLESAGLGIAGTERCDTADLTTLTALSRAVPDVITLAGPSGRVPNPPTNQQVRANRVTRTVPERFRTGFEIRAHFTDRWWGATDRPLLVSDFPDLEEKPEQIDVYTDASCVPGSSWSAIGMACPELGVVASAVLDREFIKDHAQIRVAETAAIAAGVMLFCNSARRIIVHSDSRPALQWWADLESIPGRWSTLRSYAVHEKKSHRNAEVRWVKGHADCEGNLWADRAARLSLHAARWDEEDAVRREKFDNLAAEFRWR is encoded by the coding sequence GTGACCACCGCCCTCGCCCCGAGCACTGCCCCGATCCGACGTCCGTCGACGCCGAGTCCTGCCTGCATGCCCCGGCGCAGGGTGAGGACGCAGGCCTCCGGTCCCACCACGCAGGCCCACCTCCCGGTCGACATCACGGTGCGCAAACTCACCGACTTCTTCCGCCCCGGCTCCTCGGCCTTCGCCGGGTGTGTGAGCATCCGCGGGACGTACTCTCCGGTGGTCGCCGGAAACCGGGCCCAGGTGGTGCAGAGCCTCGCGCAGTGGATCGCACGCCGCCCCGAGCTCGCCCAGTCTCCCCTGCCGCTACAGGTCCGCGTGCACCCGTCGGCGTCCCGGACCACGCGCTTCCCCGTCGACGCCGCCTACGTGGCCAGAGGACTTGAGTCAGCGGGACTCGGCATCGCCGGTACGGAGCGGTGCGACACCGCTGACCTGACGACGCTGACGGCCCTGTCCAGGGCTGTTCCGGACGTCATCACACTGGCGGGGCCGTCCGGGCGTGTCCCGAATCCGCCGACGAATCAGCAGGTACGTGCCAACCGGGTCACCCGCACGGTCCCGGAGCGGTTCCGCACCGGCTTCGAGATCCGCGCCCACTTCACCGACCGTTGGTGGGGTGCGACCGACCGTCCGCTGCTGGTCTCCGACTTCCCGGATCTGGAGGAGAAGCCGGAGCAGATCGACGTCTACACGGATGCCTCGTGCGTGCCGGGGTCGTCGTGGTCGGCGATCGGGATGGCCTGCCCGGAGTTGGGGGTTGTCGCCTCGGCGGTGCTGGACCGGGAGTTCATCAAGGACCATGCCCAGATCCGCGTCGCGGAGACCGCGGCGATCGCCGCCGGGGTGATGCTGTTCTGCAACTCGGCCCGCAGGATCATCGTCCATTCGGACTCCCGGCCGGCGTTGCAGTGGTGGGCGGATCTGGAGTCCATTCCGGGGCGTTGGTCGACGCTGCGCAGCTATGCGGTCCACGAGAAGAAGAGCCACCGGAACGCGGAGGTCCGGTGGGTGAAGGGCCATGCGGACTGCGAGGGAAACCTGTGGGCGGACCGGGCCGCCCGCCTGTCGTTGCATGCGGCGCGGTGGGACGAGGAGGACGCCGTGCGCCGTGAGAAGTTCGACAATCTCGCAGCGGAGTTCCGGTGGCGTTAG